Below is a genomic region from Eupeodes corollae chromosome 1, idEupCoro1.1, whole genome shotgun sequence.
TCACTGAGAGGGAACGTGATCAAACAAAATCTTTCTCAGATGAAGAACTTATTCCTGGTTCCAAATGGAAAGAGGTTCTTACAGAagaagaattaaagaaaatgcaACATCCTATTGAACCAATACCgagactttattttcaaaaattctttaatgAACTCAAAGAACCAGTTGGATcggggttaaatagaaaaacttattttgtaacaACTTCTTTGAGTACAGACTGGCAAGAGCTTCCTAGCGTAGCTCCAAGTCATATAAAAACttcgaaaattattaaaaaatacttcacTGGAGATCTGAATTTGAACCTAAGACCCTCGTTTCCGGGAAGTGAAAAACATTATCTAAGAGCAATGATTGCAAGAATTTCAGCAGGGTCTTTAATCGCCCCGAAAGGTTTTTACAGAAGATTGACCAGAAGAGAGAGAAGAATGATGGAGGAAAACTATGATTTGGGTGAAGAGGAATTTGATTCAGATGAAGAGGATGATGATATTGGTAATGATGATTTGATAACTCAAAACTATGACTACGAACAGCTTTCTTTGGAAGAACTAACTCTACTAACTAATTGGGTGCACTTTAGACCCAATATTCTAAACCAGGGTCGTATCGTTCATATGAATGAAAAGTTAGCCATCAAAGATCTGGAAAAGGAAGTTATTTTGAGCATGAAAAATGGCAATGATTCTGCTTGGGAAGATAATGAAGAGAATGAATTGGAGGAAGAAGAaaatcaagaagaagaagatcaGGGGGAAGACATTTTGCCAGAGGAAACAGGACCTGAACTTTTTTCATCCTGTGACGAAGATCAAAACAATGAAGCAATTCCTTCGTGGACATTTCGTTACTCTAGcgtatataataaattaaaccaaatgATTATAATGCGTTCGAACTTATGGCCCGGTGCTTATTCAATTGCATTTGAAAATGTCTCTGATTGCATTTATCTTGGATGGGGTTTTAAATATATTCCTCGATGTACTTCATTGCAACAACTTCCGATTATTCAAGATTTCGATTTTAGAGATGATGCTAAAGAAGAAAATGACCCATCTGTTGAAATGGAAGAAAAGTGGAGAGCATATCACATGAAGAAGATTCTTTCCAAACATAATTACGAAGAAATGAGTGATGTAAGCGCAGAGGttgattttgatgatgatgaagtttaatatatatacaattattcaagaatattaaaagaattaaaacaaaaactagtttaattattttttaattcaaattaacagctttttgaaaaaaaaatgtcggcTATCCTCTTTTGATGCAACTTGTAATTTTATgtcatctaaaaatatttcaaaaatttgaatgcctctaacattgggcaggttaagacaacataagggacttcatttgcagtcaaatcCGTTCCTAAATTTCAATTATCACAAACTTTAAACTCTCAACTTAAATTGAATCTACCTttagttcatagtacaaaaactacaaaaaacaagtgtctacaaaacactcctcaggaaATTTAGAACTCCATCTCGACTGTattaagtgttttaaaaaacgATTACTTATTCCCTTTCATTTCTATTcacattaaaaagaaatgttcagaaaataaataaatcacagagtaataaagttcagtgggagaggacctcaaccaacttggcgtgcgaagctggagacagctagctagggaccgagctggctggagacgcttgttggttgaggcccaggtccgcccagactgtagcgccaccttaagtaagtaagtaagtaataaagttcagtatccatttaaatgaaaaattatgattagctgtcattttgacataagttagggagatttttcttgactaactttccagataactttccaataaagttgccttaattggaatgcaattttttgacagctggccaaacACATACTAGAagcttgccttactttcaactttcttatgtcgcctgaacctgccctctgtttatgtcaaaatgaaagaaaaaaaaagaagacaacaaaataacaaattggTAGAAAgatagatttgctgctgtggttgttctaacttagagtgtccgtatgagaccattaagttagttgtaagttatggataattaggctagttttatgaatttttgtctagctttaagataggtttaagaatgaattaataaaaataaattaaaaaaaaaagagcgttgggctgtcatgcgtGAGATCTTGggtcgatccctgcctatgtcatcaaaagttttttttaacgggTACTGCCACTTGCAAGGAagtgacaaattctccaagagtaattcttgtcatgaaaaagtgcgttCTCAAATTTGCGGTtctgattcggcttaaaacttgacaacagtactcgcacacaggaatgattgagagttgtaagtcactaggccctagttctcaacggactgttgcgccacccaatttattttatttttttaagagcatTACTAATCAGGGGACCTTCTTAGTTTTAGTTTAGCTTATGATTTTGCTTTCTTGTGGTATTATTTGAAATTGTAATCTTAAAGGCTTACAGATCAAGTTTAGGCGCTAAAGACGGTAAACAAATTgtgttttctatgaatttctttaaaagttccaaatttaattgaagcctGCTTTATCTTGCATAACGTTACTCccatacttaaggtggcgctacaatcctgtgTTAACTTGGGcctcacctaacaaacttctccatctaactcgGTGCCAAGCTAGATGTCGCTAGTTTCGCTCTCCAAGGTAAGTGATATCACTATCCACTTGGGCCAGCCACCTGATTGGCGGTCTTTCCCCTAATGCGCCGTACTGTGGATTCGAAGTcttccgggccagagcattgttttccatgcactctacatGATTaagccatctcagtcgttggacttttctCTTTTGGCTAAGTtgctatacagcccgtacagttcgtcgttccatcttatCCTTTAATCACCTTCTATGAATGTGGGACCGTAGATCAtccgaagaacttttctctcgaaacgacccaaggtgctttcatccctTTGTActataattctttttaaacCCTAAGAAACATAGGTTAGCAAAAGAAATACTTCGTTTGATCTCGGCGCTGGTGTTCTTTTCTGCGTTCATTAGTggaacctaggtagacaaagttttTATctgcctcaaagttacgtctgccgATGGTAACCTTTTAAACGatacgtcggtgttgtatgtcttttcttgataacagcatatactttgttttaccCTCATTAACCACTTAACCTGTGACACCCTTGTCTTAATACTCACAatagctccattgacatcacgctgaggagttcttctgattatgtcaatatgaTCAGCATATGCGAGCAATTGGTCAAACTTTTGAAGAATagcgcctctagtgttgacgtgggagatCTGAACTATTCTCTCAATGACAATGTTAAAGAAAtagcatcaccttgtctaaagccttttttggcAACATAAGGTTCagttataggcttttcacaccaaatccaaaacccggttttcgcgaaatAATCGGTTTTCACTGAAAagctacatcgaaaactcaagtttgcTCATACATTTTTCGTagaccacaagttttatatagaacctctcaaaaacttgtagtaattcaaagttgaactaaacaaacaaacctttcgaaacattcagcgctcaaattaattaaaacaaataagctgATGaatgctgtcaaaacaaatatttcatttaaaaaaaaatgtattcgtggtaagcaatattatttatacaattttcttacaaaataagaattattgctctttttatttacagaatatgaaagagaaaaaaaaggaaattttaggggagctgcgtggcaacaTAAAAACGTCGAGAATACAAGCCCAGTGACTATTTGCAGCACTGatggttcttttatgatccccAGAGtctcaaacgctctttgttaagcgaggaaccggtaTTCACTATGACcactggcgtgacgaccccaagaaagaggaagacttgctcatagtgcGTAATAACGTTTCCAAAGGATGCGTCTTCGCACTCGTCGcaacaaatatgttcgacgctttagCTTACTATCTGGAAAAAGACTTTCCGATAACTCCGTTCAACtacaagggtttgggagatatgagaaaggtgataagttcatttgtggaggagaataagtatgaaagaaaatctctggtggTGGGTATGTCAcagcgggctaggaaaatttgagccaaaacattccacaatgtgggaattgTTGGACTTTCggaaactttttgccgaaaacccggttttagGTTTGGTGTGAGAAGACTATTAAGTAGTTTCCtaactttatggagcagcgaaAATTCTTCGTGGCTATACCCTGCaaaaaacggacgagtttgacaggCATGCCAGAATtagacatggctctttacagTTTGTCCtaattaaaaagatggtgggttggGGTTcttcaaaacccacctctgtctatcaactcctactctcacctccccgagGTGAACAtggggtgcctagtacctcaacggagattccaaccccagtggaaagttgttgggggcaacaAAAGGTAGAggggaagaggtgtttccactaaggcaccttcttatccaggcggcagcggacgaattctcgagacggaatcaacggtggcgtctacagttccagtaaggttgaactacttagtgatcaccttatagggcttcttcgacaggcccaggcctgtaaggagcggtttatccggctccccttccttggagtaatactaaggatctggccctccaggttgggggttgtgccgtcgcggtgatttcctggccacgtaaaaaatacgcaaacgaaataaggacaacgaacttcagatatgtacgtggaatgttaggtcccttaacagaccacgtgcagtcgaacaattagcggaagccctaaactgctgcaaagcagatattaaaaaataaaattaatttgggtggcgcaacagtccgttgtgaaccagggcctagtgacttacaactctcaaccattcctgtgtgcgagtactgttgtcaggaatggaagggacctacaattttaagccgaatccgaacggctaatttgcgaaagaattactcttgaaggatttgtcaattcctctcagcAGAGCAGATATTACCAGAGATATTATGTAGGCTCAggaaaaaagtcttgagtttcaacaatgTGAgcaagcgcatcacgacaatccgcatcaaggccaaattcgccaacataagcctgatatgcgcgcatgccccaacagaggagagagatgaagacaccaaagacatattcttcgagctcttggacaagacatatgagcagtgccctggctatgacattaaaattgtattaggagatttgaatgccaagctaggaagagaagacatctttggtggcataatcgaaagatacagcctgcacgacacaacctccgacaacggattcaggctgatcgatttcgctgctgTGCGAGtagttctggtagctagtaccacacatctcaatatctaCAAAGGGATATGGAAAtcttctgatcaatcaaccgtcaaccagattgaccacattgtgatcgacgcacgacacttctccagtatacacgatatccgaacattccgagatgCCAACATTGGCTCGGACCATTttttcgttgtagccaaggtcctgatccaagccaaaataaaaaaagtactgtgaaaagattcgacgttagacggctacaatctcaagagactgccatgcccttttccgatcgaatctctaataacctcttaagtagtcctatgctgcctgcaacATTGTCTtccagccatcagagatgccgcctctgaagtactaggtttcacacggccaccacagcgaaacccctggtttgacgacgaatgccggcaagcgtacgcagcgaaacaagaggcattcaaaacggcgctgcacagaatgaccagagctgctcgcgagctctacgagcagaagaggagaaaggaacgccggcttcttagatggaaaaaaaagagcatgagaagcgcacgatcgaagagatagagggatgtcacaacaggaatgaggttccaaaagttaaaaaaacctcccatgggtaccagccacaaaccgaagcctgtaaagacgatctgGGAAACATCgttgtagaaccgcagtcgatgctgagcaTATGGACAGAtcacttctctaaattatataacgtcgatgacgaaccgaattccgctgtaagggagatagaaccacttaacctcggctacgcagatcaacaatttcgcctacccgaccttgacaaagtgaagatagctatatctaaacttaagcagcaggcgatgacttggtacggagcatgcaccaactcatctgcaaaatatggtcggaagaaagcatgcccgatgagtggaatctcagcatagtgtgcccgatacataaaggagaccctctaaactgcgccatctacagaggcatcagtctcctaaaCATTGtgtaagatcctctctgccgtattatgtgaacgtctgaagccattcgtcaacaacctgattggtccttatcagtgtggcttcagaccaagaaattccactatcgaccaaatattcacactacggcagatctttgaaaaaacccaggagcttcaaatcgatacccaccatctctttatcgattttaaagccgcgtatgacagcatctatagggtagagctctaccgagcaatgtctagttttggcatccctgtcaaacttatccgtttgtgcagaatgacgatggagaatgcacgctgctctatcaaggtcggaaaagatcttacagatgtatttgatgtcaaaaaatgttttagacaaggcgatgcactgtcatgcgacttctttaacatcgttctggaaagaattgtgcaagactcaaccgtcaacactagaggaacaatcttccaaagatccatccaattactcggatacgcagatgatattgacataattggaagatcaaagcgtgatgtcagtggagcgttgagcattgcgacggaagcgaagaagatgggtttagtggtcaatgagggcaagattaagtatatgctgtcatcaaaaaaggacactgaacgacgacgtcttggacaaaacgtcaccatggacagctataactttgaggtagttaaggactttgtctacctaggcaccgctattaatgcagacaacgacacaagcgctgaaatcaaacgaagaataactcttgcaaatcgctgcttctttggactaagaaggcaattgagaagtaaagtcctctctcgagcatctaaaatcaccacctataagacactcatcatcccggttctcattaatggcgctaaggcctggaccctgtcaaagaaagatgagagcgtcttaggatgcttggagagaaaaattcttcgggtgatttttggtcccgtacgcatagatggagaatggaggagaagatataacgacgaactgtacgggctgtacagcgacactcacctagttaacagaattaaagtccaacggcttagatggctaggtcatgtagagtggatggacatcaacgctccagcccggaaggtcttcgaatccaataccgagcgacggcgcagtagaggaagaagaaggtgggagaggaccttaaccaacttggtgtgtgaaactggagacacctagctggggaccgagctggctgaagacgcatgttggttgaggcacatgtccgccctggactgtagccccaccttaagttagtaagtaagggTTGGGGTTTTTTCtagaatttgatttgaatgccgtaaattgaaattagattttttttaactttaggaGGAGATCAGTTTATTCTTTGGAAGCGAATATCATTTTGACacctaataatttaatttcaatagaaCTTGCGTTTTCTATGGGTAGGATTAATCTATTTAATCTTGATCTAGacctgtcaaaacacaaatttcgcctgtttttgcattccatggaTCAACATGAATTGATTTAGGGTCAAATCTACAGATGTTGATGCAGATTCAACCCTCATTACACGAAtactaatacatttttttaatgtttagcTGACAATTTGAAAGCTCGTACACGAAGTTACACCAATGcaatgaaaaaataagaaacaacttCTATTGTGTTCCATgcgcaatgaaaaaaaaaattaattttttaacgaaatctgAATCTAACAATGGAAAATCTCATAAGCCAGGTACGGGAAATGACgcagaatatttgaaaaattttgaagtgaaataaaataaagaaatgtcaaaatgagaaGCCAGAAAAGTATCAAATTTGTTAACTATTTGTAGATTGTTATATAAGGTAGTATGATTATGGAAAAGGTTACACTCAATTCTTGCAATGATTTCAGAAAACAACAACTCAAACTCGTACTTACtgaacttttttcaatttttcgtttgTAAAGAAGAAATGGAAACAATTTCATAAACTTTATACCTAAACAACAAAAGTGGCAGCTCTACGATCAGAATCCACTGCTAAGACCAACTTACTCATGAACAAATCTCTCTtagaataatttcaaaaaccctAATGTCTATACTACAGTCAGAATTTCTTactaaatattagaaaatgatAACCTACTGAAATATATATAAGACTTTTAAACTGATTATAtgagatattcttttttgtttacattttttgtttttttttttgtttttgagtgaaCATCagaatttgttttagtttatgtATTCACAGAAAAGATTAGATAAATTGctatatttttggatttaataAACACTGGATTTTaatcaagaaaataataattataatcaaaCAATAACAAATCTTTTGTATGCACTGATAACAATCGAGACGGCATAAAGCCGAAAAATATTCTTAGTTTCATTCAGCATCTTGAAGAAGTCATACTCATTGGGTTCGTAGCTTTTGCGgttgatataaaattattattataatcaaaattaatagttttagtaaaagtttttaaagaaaaagttaaaaaacgcAATGTCAGTAGTTCAAACTGGTAATAGCCTAGATATgtagtttaatttgtttaagtcTTGGTTGTGGTattcaatttgttgttaaaacctCATTGTTCTTCTAGTTCTTGGACCCATTAGTCCAAATCTCCTCGGACGTACATTGACGCATGAGCATTTCGAACTTGATTTCGAACACTTCTACTGTGCGCCACCTGTCGAATACAaggagttttttgacaaaaagatTTCATTAGAAACCGTTGGGTTCGTTCATCAATATCCGTATTCAAGTTTGGAAAATCTCAAGTTCTACGATGATGCGACTCGATTGGCTGTCAAAAAAGACGTCGAACTTTATAAGAAATTCGGTGG
It encodes:
- the LOC129940819 gene encoding radial spoke head protein 4 homolog A-like — encoded protein: MPDSCVSSNEYPSILTSDNSKINANCRCVSRDSSSENSSEFQFPRSEKKHYLNYEKFKAILQQSSTKSGDNLYDHLVAIIKRIIDERPINVIDYFEQFSRNVRITTLHGLDYLEKPQFIKLAKSVIEFMKIKDSKDSISYLEEFEDIAESEMTMYQSSDSIQQFLKIQRSLLDCENVLQIQQFFAFCGLGFDIDEVFQLALSVQKVQQLPYVKNARFWGRIFGLRASYFVVEAELTRTEIQNRLKAMKSRLLDEMKSFITERERDQTKSFSDEELIPGSKWKEVLTEEELKKMQHPIEPIPRLYFQKFFNELKEPVGSGLNRKTYFVTTSLSTDWQELPSVAPSHIKTSKIIKKYFTGDLNLNLRPSFPGSEKHYLRAMIARISAGSLIAPKGFYRRLTRRERRMMEENYDLGEEEFDSDEEDDDIGNDDLITQNYDYEQLSLEELTLLTNWVHFRPNILNQGRIVHMNEKLAIKDLEKEVILSMKNGNDSAWEDNEENELEEEENQEEEDQGEDILPEETGPELFSSCDEDQNNEAIPSWTFRYSSVYNKLNQMIIMRSNLWPGAYSIAFENVSDCIYLGWGFKYIPRCTSLQQLPIIQDFDFRDDAKEENDPSVEMEEKWRAYHMKKILSKHNYEEMSDVSAEVDFDDDEV